The segment AGTGAAAGAGACCGAATAATTCAGTGGCATTTAAgtatttttgaatttgaaaattattattttttcttttgttttggcaAAACAGTAAGTCCTCTCCCATAAGTTAGTGGTGAGACTTCTGGTTTGTACATGAATATCCAGACATATTTGGATTGAAGAGCGAATTTAAGCACCTGAATTGATTGAAAACGAGAATCATGGGTGAACGTAGAAGACCTCACGCTGTTCTGGTTCCTTTCCCCGCGCAAGGGCATATAAACCCCATGATGCAGCTGGCCAAAATGCTTGTTGAACAAGGATTCATTATTAGTTTCGTTAACAACGATTACAACTATTCTCGTATTGCACAGGCCAACAAACATGCCGGCAATGCTATTATTTCTGGGGAAGGTTATATTTGTTGGGTAGTGATCCCAGACGGCCTTCCTCCCAGCAATAAACGCACAGACGTTTCAACGTTGTGTCATTTAGCAGAAAGCGTCATCGTCTCCTTCATCGACAAACTGATTGGGGAGGTGAAAGAGCAGGACCCTGAGCAGGCTATCTATTTGGTAACGGACGACATGTTGTCCACTGCGTTAGATGCAGCTAAATGCCACCGAATTCCAATGGCTGCTCTCTGGACATCACTCATTGTCACCTATGCCCTTCTCTATGATTTGCCTAATCTAGTCTCCTCTCTTCTCCCTTCAAATGGTAAGCCCCACAATTCCTTTTAATTACACAAAGGTATGGAATTCTATAGCAATGGAGTTATCTGTATTTTGAATAATTTACAGGAGTCCCCAAGGACTTTACGATGGTGAAATATCTTTACTCCATGCCGCCTTTCTACTCTGCACACCTTCCTTGGGTTGTTGGATTCAACGAAACCCAGCAAGAGTTTCTCTTCCGCTTCAATGAACGTTACATGGAAAGAAACAGAGCGCTCAAGTGGGTGTTATTCAATTCTTTCTATAATTTGGAAGCCCCTATAATCGGTAGCCTAATTGTCCAAGGAGCTTCGGTATGTTCAATTGGTCCCTGTATTTCATCTCCCCGTCTCAATGGGGAAGTTCATTCAGAAATCACGGCGAACTTTTGGAAAGAGGAAGCAGAATGTTTGGATTGGCTAGACAAGCAGTCTCAGAAGAGTGTGGTGTACGTGTCCTTCGGAAGCGTGGCAATAGTGAACCAAAGACAATTGGAAGAATTTGCGCCAAGTTTGGAGGCCACCCAGAAACCGTTCCTGTGGGTTCTGCGCAGCGTTCTCATGAACGGGTCAAGCGCTTTACTTCCTCCAGGATTCATGGAAGCCACCAAAGATCGGGCATATTTTGTTTCATGGTGTCCACAGATGAAGGTTTTTTCTCATCCTTCTGTTGCGTGTTTCATCACTCACTGTGGATGGAATTTCGTAATGGAAAGCATCGCCTTTGGAGTGACCATGCTCTGCTGGCCTTACTTTACAGATCAGTTTTTTAATTGTGTGTATATGGTAGACGTGTGGAGGATTGGGCTGGCCTTGAACAAAAACAGCGATGGAATAACTGAAAAGAAAGAAATCGAGATGGGGGTGAAGAGGGTGTTTGAAGATGATGAGATGAAGGCAAGAGTTCTGAAATTGAGCGAGGAAGCGAAAGACGCAGTGAAGAGCGAAACTGGATAATCTTACGCAAATTTCCAAGATTTCGTGAAGGCGATGAAGGAGGAAATCTCATGTGACGAATAAATCTTGTTCTTTTGGGCTCAAACAAACATGGAACGATGTCTTGAATTCTATTATTAAATAGCCCGTCACTGCAAACCAACAATAGGCCAAGCATTCCGTTGATTGTATGTAGAGCATACTACTCCGAGACTGTATGTGGAGTTTATGACCGTTTCAAATGTTTCTTAATTTGTTTTCCTAGTTGACCAATGTGGTTCAACTGCGGTCGATCCTAATTAACCTTTGATGACCAACAGAAGCTTTTGTTAATTTTTAGTTTCTCATGATTAGATTTTTAGtcaattattaataattttttgaagtaccttttttaataaaagtttgtattatcataaataaaattataagattatttaaatattattttaatttaacattaaAAAATGTTGTTGAAATAAATATGTATAGCTCTAAGTAAATATTGGCtactttattaaaaataatatataaatgttAAATGTTTTTAATAATTGAttgttgaaataaaaaaaattattatctaaaATCAATAAGCAAATGACAAgtgtttataatatttttttatcaaaccTAAACATATATTTttgtataatatattaattaattaaacaaagagGATTAAATATCAATTAATATAGATCAATTTTTTGATTAGTTGCTATGGATTAGATTAAACAATATTGAATAGAAACTATAATCATATTATAAATAGTGTTTACTAAATTGAGAAATTGTTTAGTTGTGTAACTAAAGAATGATTATCATTTATTGAAGACAATGATATTTATGTACCTTACAATTAATAGATGTCCTAGACAACCATGCATGTAGATTAAAATTAGAATATTTATTTTTCACTTTGTTCCAATTTAAGCTCATTATTTCGAGCTTAGGATGAGATTCCCAATCACAACTTTTCTCTATGGCTACAAACTCAATCTATATTAAACTCAATACTCCTAGCTAGTGATATCCTCTATTACATTTTTAGGTATTTTTTCAAGCTAGTTGTTCAAAAAATTACTAAGACAAACAATAAGCTACAAACATACACATGAATTATATGCTCAATTTTAACTAACTCTAATGCATTTAAATGAGTGTGAATAGATATTTTACATTATTTGCCTCATTTGTGTGTAGATGCAAATGAATAGACTTGAAGATATTCCAAATTTCTAGATGAGTGCAAATGACTTTGAACTACAAAGGCTTATGAACTGTCATCCTAGGATCAAAATGTAAGAGGAAGCTAGTTAATTAAATTTTTAGTTTTCTCTTTTTACATTTTAATGGATCAAGATTATagctgttgcaaggtgtgcacccttggtctccttgtgttgtgcgcCACTCAGGTTTTTGACATGGTTTaatcgcctcctatggattctataagtgtaGTGTTTGTATTAGACATTAATAggctgatcttttggtgcaatggcaattgtacttctaacaagtggtattagagccttggtcataggttcaaaccccctcgcttgcattgggggggattgttgcaaggtgtgggcccttggtctccttgtgttgtgcaatgcagcTCTTAGGTTTGGGACATGGATTAaccgcctcatgtggattctataagtctagtggttgtatcgggcattaacaagttgatcttttggtgcaacgacaattgTACTTTTAACAATAGCAACAAGGATGACCTAGCAACCATAGACAAGATGTAGGTCAAATAATTACATTAGATTTATTTATGTTAGGATTATATTATGGATGGTAATTGGATTAATGATCAAAATTAAATAGATAAGAAATTATGAATAGGATTTTATGTAATAATTATAAGTGTAAGTGATAATAATAGTCTACATGTAACCAAGAATAAGTATGAAAATCCTATTATACAATTTTTTTGTCATTTATAGCTAGATAAGTGTACTAAGACATTTCTACAAAATACAAATATAACAAAATGGGAAATATATTAGGGACATATTTTTCACCTATAAAGCTTTCCCCAACATTTAGTTGCATATGAATCTCTAAGTAGTTTTCATGTATCTTTAATTATTTTCATACTCAAACATGCATAAAATAATCTCAAcaaacaaatgaacctacaatccATAAAGGAAAAATATTCTTCACCCATTCtcctttatttcattttttttttttataaatgtttGTAAGATAGGGATAAAAATTATGTGAGAAGCTTTCAACTTGTAAGAtaaatcaatataaaaaatgaaaaagttAGTGATCATATATTCCTATCAATCCCCCTTCAACTGATTGACCTCATAGGGTACAATTAATTTTAAGGAAAACCTAATGAAATATATCAATAATAAACACAAGCATATAAGGAATGACCAATGGTAGAAGACCTCATGAAATATTGATACCCATAATTATTTCATAAATTATTAATGAATGCCAAGAATGCACATAATTTTAATCATCCAAGCACAAAAGTATGGTAGTCATGGAGATAAACGAACACTAGGAGAAACACTGTGAAGgactagagataaaataaaatatatgattGCTCCCTTAAGAATGGGCATAATAATGGTGATGCAATCCTCAATGGCCAAAAATATCCATGAAATTTTGTCTAGAAACCCTATGTTTCATACATGAGCTTGAGAACATGTAGGATATTCCATCAATAGGACATCTAGGTGATGAGttcttaaaaattatattttaaaatcatAGTTTATGCttaaaaactttgtgtattttgtTAATTAATGTGTTTGGCTGTAGATTATATACTTGCATGTTTACTTCTTTTGCATTTA is part of the Cryptomeria japonica chromosome 10, Sugi_1.0, whole genome shotgun sequence genome and harbors:
- the LOC131055559 gene encoding UDP-glycosyltransferase 85A5-like, whose protein sequence is MGERRRPHAVLVPFPAQGHINPMMQLAKMLVEQGFIISFVNNDYNYSRIAQANKHAGNAIISGEGYICWVVIPDGLPPSNKRTDVSTLCHLAESVIVSFIDKLIGEVKEQDPEQAIYLVTDDMLSTALDAAKCHRIPMAALWTSLIVTYALLYDLPNLVSSLLPSNGVPKDFTMVKYLYSMPPFYSAHLPWVVGFNETQQEFLFRFNERYMERNRALKWVLFNSFYNLEAPIIGSLIVQGASVCSIGPCISSPRLNGEVHSEITANFWKEEAECLDWLDKQSQKSVVYVSFGSVAIVNQRQLEEFAPSLEATQKPFLWVLRSVLMNGSSALLPPGFMEATKDRAYFVSWCPQMKVFSHPSVACFITHCGWNFVMESIAFGVTMLCWPYFTDQFFNCVYMVDVWRIGLALNKNSDGITEKKEIEMGVKRVFEDDEMKARVLKLSEEAKDAVKSETG